In one Cellulomonas sp. JZ18 genomic region, the following are encoded:
- the glgX gene encoding glycogen debranching protein GlgX, producing MGRVSAPPATPSARPPHRLGVHVTDAGVDVAVLAPHATAVELCLLDGPPEAPAERRVRLDGPELGLWTASVPGVRPGQRYGFRAHGPWEPARGLRFNPAKLLVDPYARGLVGELGYGPETYGHVVGDDLVGDPYGPADPRDSAAHVPHAVVVDTRALPGPDPAANRPRTPWSRTVVYEAHTKGLTHLHPDLPPELRGTYAGLAHPAVVAHLQSLGVTALELLPVHAFTSEPHLVAKGLTNYWGYSTLGFFAPHAAYATAAARAAGPAAVLDEVRAAVHALHEAGIEVLLDVVYNHTCEGGLPGQHVAWRGLDNAYYYRHLGGVPAALDDVTGTGNSLDFSRTGVVATALDSLRYWADVVGVDGFRFDLAVTLGRSHDGYRADHAMLVAVASDPSLGHLKLVAEPWDVGLGGWRTGQFPPPFAEWNDRFRNAVRSFWLADPGRAAHGLPGHRVRDLATRLAGSVDLFGHGTPPLLRGPQASVNYVTAHDGFTMADLVAYDHKHNAANGEQNRDGSDDNRSWNHGVEGPVTPDSPAADVAPLRRRSIRNLFATLVLSAGTPMITAGDEIGRTQQGNNNAYCQDGPISWVHWDLSDWRANQLATARHLLALRREHPALRPHRFYSGTPVREGGPRDLAWYGADGAEFDHGRWHDASIRTFQMLRVAPGTQDDRVLLVVNGALAAVDVTLAGDADRPWRLAWDSLWEHPGEGATSGGPPHAAAGDVATLEPLSMRVYVLA from the coding sequence ATGGGCCGTGTGAGCGCTCCCCCCGCCACCCCGTCGGCACGGCCGCCGCACCGGCTCGGCGTCCACGTCACGGACGCGGGCGTGGACGTGGCCGTGCTGGCGCCGCACGCGACCGCCGTCGAGCTGTGCCTGCTCGACGGCCCACCCGAGGCACCCGCGGAGCGGCGGGTGCGCCTCGACGGTCCCGAGCTCGGGCTGTGGACGGCCTCCGTGCCCGGCGTCCGGCCGGGGCAGCGCTACGGGTTCCGCGCGCACGGGCCGTGGGAGCCGGCCCGCGGCCTGCGGTTCAACCCCGCCAAGCTGCTGGTCGACCCGTACGCGCGCGGCCTCGTCGGCGAGCTGGGGTACGGGCCCGAGACGTACGGCCACGTCGTCGGCGACGACCTCGTGGGCGACCCGTACGGGCCCGCGGACCCGCGTGACTCGGCGGCGCACGTGCCGCACGCCGTCGTGGTCGACACGCGGGCCCTGCCGGGCCCCGACCCGGCCGCGAACCGCCCGCGCACCCCCTGGTCCCGCACGGTCGTCTACGAGGCGCACACCAAGGGCCTGACCCACCTGCACCCCGACCTGCCGCCCGAGCTGCGCGGCACGTACGCCGGTCTCGCGCACCCGGCCGTCGTCGCGCACCTGCAGAGCCTCGGCGTGACCGCGCTCGAGCTGCTGCCCGTGCACGCGTTCACGTCCGAGCCGCACCTCGTCGCCAAGGGGCTCACGAACTACTGGGGCTACAGCACGCTGGGGTTCTTCGCCCCGCACGCGGCCTACGCGACGGCCGCCGCGCGCGCCGCCGGCCCGGCGGCCGTCCTCGACGAGGTGCGCGCCGCGGTGCACGCGCTGCACGAGGCCGGCATCGAGGTGCTCCTCGACGTCGTCTACAACCACACGTGCGAGGGCGGCCTGCCGGGGCAGCACGTCGCGTGGCGCGGCCTCGACAACGCGTACTACTACCGGCACCTCGGCGGGGTGCCGGCCGCGCTCGACGACGTCACGGGCACCGGCAACTCCCTCGACTTCTCCCGCACGGGCGTGGTCGCGACGGCGCTGGACTCGCTGCGCTACTGGGCCGACGTCGTGGGCGTCGACGGCTTCCGGTTCGACCTGGCGGTGACGCTCGGGCGCAGCCACGACGGGTACCGCGCGGACCACGCGATGCTCGTCGCCGTCGCGAGCGACCCGTCCCTCGGCCACCTCAAGCTGGTCGCGGAGCCGTGGGACGTCGGCCTGGGCGGCTGGCGCACGGGCCAGTTCCCGCCGCCGTTCGCGGAGTGGAACGACCGCTTCCGCAACGCGGTGCGCTCCTTCTGGCTCGCCGACCCCGGGCGCGCGGCGCACGGCCTGCCCGGGCACCGCGTGCGCGACCTCGCGACCCGTCTGGCCGGGTCGGTCGACCTGTTCGGCCACGGCACGCCCCCGCTGCTGCGCGGCCCGCAGGCGTCCGTGAACTACGTGACCGCCCACGACGGGTTCACGATGGCGGACCTCGTCGCCTACGACCACAAGCACAACGCGGCGAACGGCGAGCAGAACCGCGACGGGTCGGACGACAACCGGTCGTGGAACCACGGGGTCGAGGGACCCGTCACCCCGGACTCCCCCGCGGCCGACGTCGCACCGCTGCGCCGGCGCTCCATCCGGAACCTGTTCGCCACGCTCGTGCTGTCCGCCGGCACGCCGATGATCACCGCGGGCGACGAGATCGGGCGCACGCAGCAGGGCAACAACAACGCGTACTGCCAGGACGGCCCGATCTCCTGGGTGCACTGGGACCTCAGCGACTGGCGCGCCAACCAGCTCGCGACCGCGCGGCACCTGCTCGCCCTGCGCCGCGAGCACCCCGCGCTGCGGCCGCACCGGTTCTACTCGGGCACCCCGGTGCGCGAGGGGGGACCGCGCGACCTCGCCTGGTACGGCGCGGACGGGGCGGAGTTCGACCACGGGCGGTGGCACGACGCCTCGATCCGCACCTTCCAGATGCTGCGCGTCGCGCCCGGCACCCAGGACGACCGCGTGCTGCTGGTCGTCAACGGCGCGCTCGCGGCGGTCGACGTCACGCTCGCGGGTGACGCCGACCGACCGTGGCGCCTGGCCTGGGACTCGCTGTGGGAGCACCCCGGCGAGGGCGCGACCTCGGGCGGCCCGCCGCACGCCGCGGCGGGTGACGTCGCCACGCTCGAGCCGCTGAGCATGCGGGTCTACGTGCTCGCCTGA
- a CDS encoding FAD-binding dehydrogenase yields the protein MSHHDVVVVGAGLAGLVTTAELLAAGRRVLLLDAEPPASLGGQAWWSFGGLFLVDSPEQRRLGVRDSAELALADWLGSAGFADDGSDRWGRAWAEGFVDFAAGGMRDWLHRLGVRWFPLVQWAERGGYLADGHGNSVPRFHVTWGTGPGVLEPFVRALLDAHRAGHVEVRFRHRVTGLVLTDGRVTGVRGDVLAPDPAPRGAPSGRSVLRPFELPAPAVVVATGGIGANHDLVRATWPADAGRLPERMLSGVPDHVDGSGIAAARDAGAHVAHAGRMWHYPEGIANHSPVWSRHGIRILPGPSSLWLDADGERLPVPLFPGFDSHGALRHVTGRGDDHSWFVLDRTVLGAELALSGSEQNPDLTGRSVRQLLQRVLPGAVGPVEEFARRSPEFVTATTPAGLAAGMNALTGTARVDADRLARTIAARDAQVATGLGKDLQVTASAMARRYPVDRLVRVAPPHRFLDPAHGPLYAVRLSVLTRKTLGGLATDLEGRVLRPDGEVLPGLWAVGEAAGFGGGGVHGHRALEGTFLGGCLFTGRVTGRALVDVL from the coding sequence ATGAGCCACCACGACGTCGTGGTCGTCGGTGCCGGCCTCGCGGGCCTGGTCACCACCGCCGAGCTGCTCGCCGCCGGGCGGCGCGTGCTCCTGCTGGACGCGGAGCCGCCCGCGAGCCTCGGGGGGCAGGCGTGGTGGTCGTTCGGCGGCCTGTTCCTCGTCGACTCCCCGGAGCAGCGGCGCCTGGGCGTGCGCGACTCGGCGGAGCTCGCGCTCGCCGACTGGCTGGGGTCCGCCGGCTTCGCCGACGACGGGTCGGACCGGTGGGGCCGGGCGTGGGCCGAGGGGTTCGTCGACTTCGCGGCCGGCGGCATGCGCGACTGGCTGCACCGGCTGGGCGTGCGGTGGTTCCCGCTCGTGCAGTGGGCGGAGCGCGGCGGGTACCTCGCCGACGGCCACGGCAACTCCGTCCCGCGGTTCCACGTCACGTGGGGCACCGGGCCCGGCGTCCTGGAGCCGTTCGTGCGGGCCCTGCTCGACGCGCACCGGGCGGGCCACGTCGAGGTGCGGTTCCGCCACCGCGTCACCGGGCTCGTCCTGACGGACGGGCGCGTCACCGGGGTGCGCGGGGACGTCCTCGCGCCCGACCCGGCGCCGCGCGGGGCGCCGTCGGGCCGCTCGGTCCTGCGCCCCTTCGAGCTGCCCGCCCCCGCCGTGGTGGTGGCGACGGGCGGCATCGGGGCGAACCACGACCTCGTGCGCGCGACGTGGCCCGCGGACGCGGGCCGGCTGCCCGAGCGCATGCTCTCCGGGGTGCCCGACCACGTCGACGGCTCCGGCATCGCGGCGGCGAGGGACGCCGGGGCGCACGTCGCGCACGCCGGCCGGATGTGGCACTACCCCGAGGGGATCGCGAACCACTCGCCGGTCTGGTCGCGGCACGGCATCCGCATCCTGCCCGGACCGAGCTCGCTGTGGCTCGACGCCGACGGCGAGCGGCTGCCGGTCCCGCTGTTCCCCGGTTTCGACTCCCACGGCGCGCTGCGGCACGTCACCGGGCGGGGCGACGACCACTCGTGGTTCGTGCTCGACCGCACCGTCCTCGGCGCGGAGCTCGCGCTGTCCGGGTCCGAGCAGAACCCCGACCTCACCGGGCGCAGCGTGCGGCAGCTGCTGCAGCGCGTGCTGCCCGGCGCGGTCGGACCGGTCGAGGAGTTCGCCCGGCGCTCGCCGGAGTTCGTCACGGCGACGACGCCGGCCGGGCTCGCCGCGGGCATGAACGCGCTGACGGGCACGGCACGGGTCGACGCCGACCGCCTGGCCCGCACGATCGCGGCGCGGGACGCGCAGGTCGCGACGGGTCTCGGCAAGGACCTGCAGGTGACGGCGAGCGCGATGGCGCGCCGCTACCCGGTGGACCGGCTCGTCCGGGTGGCGCCACCGCACCGGTTCCTCGACCCGGCGCACGGGCCGCTGTACGCGGTGCGCCTGTCCGTGCTCACCCGCAAGACGCTCGGCGGGCTGGCCACCGACCTCGAGGGGCGCGTCCTGCGGCCGGACGGGGAGGTCCTGCCGGGGCTGTGGGCGGTCGGCGAGGCGGCGGGCTTCGGCGGCGGCGGCGTGCACGGCCACCGTGCGCTCGAGGGCACCTTCCTCGGCGGGTGCCTGTTCACGGGGCGCGTCACCGGCCGCGCGCTCGTCGACGTGCTGTGA